One genomic segment of Streptomyces sp. RerS4 includes these proteins:
- a CDS encoding adenosine deaminase: MLAHSGGHPPNPPHARDLALLPKAHLHLHFTGSMRPSTLLELADKYGVRLPDALTTGEPPKLRATDERGWFRFQRLYDAARNCLREPEDIRRLVREAAEEDVRDGSGWLEIQVDPTSYAPLLGGMIPAVEIILDAVDAASRETGLGMRVVIAANRMKHPLDARTLARLAVRYADRGIVGFGLSNDERRGMARDFDRAFAIARDGGLLAAPHGGELTGPASVRDCLDDLHASRIGHGVRAAEDPRLLKRLADRQVTCEVCPASNVALGVYERPEDVPLRTLFEAGVPMALGADDPLLFGSRLAAQYEIARRHHAFTDAELAELARQSVRGSAAPREVQDKLLAGIDHWLGG; this comes from the coding sequence TGGCCCATTCAGGGGGGCACCCCCCGAACCCCCCGCACGCACGCGATCTCGCGCTTCTGCCGAAGGCGCACCTCCACCTGCACTTCACCGGCTCGATGCGCCCCTCGACCCTGCTGGAGCTCGCCGACAAGTACGGCGTCCGGCTGCCCGACGCGCTGACCACCGGCGAGCCGCCCAAGCTCCGCGCCACCGACGAGCGCGGCTGGTTCCGCTTCCAGCGGCTCTACGACGCCGCCCGCAACTGCCTGCGCGAGCCGGAGGACATCCGTCGCCTGGTCCGTGAGGCGGCCGAGGAGGACGTTCGGGACGGCAGCGGCTGGCTGGAGATCCAGGTCGACCCCACCTCGTACGCGCCCCTCCTCGGCGGGATGATCCCGGCCGTCGAGATCATCCTCGACGCCGTGGACGCCGCCTCCCGCGAGACCGGCCTCGGGATGCGGGTGGTCATCGCCGCGAACCGCATGAAGCACCCCCTGGACGCCCGTACGCTCGCCCGCCTGGCCGTCCGCTACGCCGACCGCGGCATCGTCGGTTTCGGGCTCTCCAACGACGAGCGCCGCGGCATGGCCCGTGACTTCGACCGGGCCTTCGCCATCGCCCGTGACGGCGGCCTCCTCGCCGCCCCGCACGGGGGCGAGCTGACGGGGCCGGCGTCCGTCCGTGACTGCCTCGACGACCTGCACGCCTCCCGCATCGGCCACGGCGTCCGGGCCGCCGAGGATCCGCGCCTGCTGAAGCGGCTCGCGGACCGGCAGGTGACCTGCGAGGTCTGCCCGGCGTCGAACGTCGCGCTCGGCGTGTACGAGCGGCCCGAGGACGTTCCGCTGCGCACGCTCTTCGAGGCCGGGGTGCCGATGGCGCTGGGCGCGGACGACCCGCTGCTGTTCGGGTCGCGGCTGGCGGCCCAGTACGAGATCGCCCGCCGCCACCACGCCTTCACGGACGCGGAGCTGGCCGAGTTGGCCCGCCAGTCGGTGCGGGGTTCGGCGGCGCCGCGGGAGGTGCAGGACAAGCTGCTGGCGGGCATCGACCACTGGCTGGGCGGGTGA